From Impatiens glandulifera chromosome 7, dImpGla2.1, whole genome shotgun sequence:
CATTTGACAACCATATTCATAGAAAGGATCAAACAAAAATCCTAACACAGTAACCATAGCCCAAAAAAGACTCTCTCCTTGACAAGCAAAATTTGGAAAGAAATAGGAGAGATCTAGCTGTTGCTTTTGAAAAGAATGTCGGTTTGGGGTTTCACTTTCTTTTCATTGCCTTGGGCTTAGGACCAATTTGATGACTAACTTTTGGTCTGCCTAATATTTTGGTAGATCTCACAAATTTATCAATAGGAAAGAAAATCCCAATTATTTACTAGAggctttcatttttttttttcaatccaCATTAGGTAATTCAATTTAATGATAGAGCTCAagaatttatgtttttacgGTTTTTACGGTTATGGTTATGAGTTCGAATCTTCCCATATTAATCatttacaaacaaaaaattcaCCTACCCAAATTAGTTTATTTGATCATTGTTTCGATTGTCACGAATCATGAATTGTTGCGTtattctactttatttcaaatgtTGTGTTGACTACAATATAGTACTGGATATGTTATTAATTGTCCtgagttaaataaaaaaagttacaaaAAGACATAAATTAACTGTTAAAtgtttaaattctcaaaagttttgtttttttatataatttagaaaactaGCACAATTTTAACAGATTTAACCATTTGTACTAGTGTGTTTAAGTTTTCTTTattgaattttgatttaatcaaaaaatcatatttcaagttttatttttaattatttaatttatcaattaaactatttttattttattttataaaagttaaaaattttataatccataaattaattaaaacttatttttttatcagattttttttttaaataataaaaatctacATAGCACAacattaaagaaaaatgattaggtgagagaatttggtgagaaaATGATGTGgtataatcttattcgctgaaaaaatcaaataatttttctcttttctctctttccacccacttttatatttttcaaccaTTGAAGGTAATGCCAAGTCATTCACTCTCTCTATAGCTCCTCAACATTAAATTATCCTATTGACTAGAATCCGAATCCTAATTTTCATCTATAGATAATGAAAAATtgttggatttttaaaattttttttagttaaaacactattttttttctcctctcatttcatcatctcatgctctttttttatttatctaaataccaaattattttttataatctattTCTATCTCATCTATTAAAGGATAATATATtcattaaacttaaaaaactaattaaaaaaactaagttaaacaaatattttatccaaaattcaggtaaaaaaaaaacaaaaaaattcaatatcaaGCAAGctctaaataaatattgtagTCCCAAGAGTCCAAATTCCATATCTTAATGCTTGATTCCATTGGGGACAACATATTTATGAATTCTTTCCAAACTAAGCCTAGCATATAAAGTAtgtaatatattcatattagaAAATAGAGTTTATTTTCATCAATGAGGATTGAGGACTGTCAAATCACCATTAATCTATAGAGAACAAATTATTAAGGAAAAAACTATACTATATTACCACTTGATCCAATCCACCATCCACTTGGCCGATTAATTAAgcaattattcaattttaaactattcattatcattaataatttttatatttggatAAGAATTTCTTAAATTGAGATGGATCATGTGTGATTTTTATAGTAATAAAGAATTGCTtcagaataaattatttaaataacttaaatataatCGAACACATTTTATTTGtcctcttatttttattcataatgcattaattaaaataataaaatattttctatgtgattatatatttataccatttaagtcttttttataaaactaattctaaaaaattatcacaaaaattattacatttcaaataactcaaaaaataactttaattcgAAACAAGGCATGAGATTAAACTAGAATTAGCTGACTATCCAAACTttacaaatacaaaattaaatatataaaaaaatgtgtttctTTCCTCCAACCATTTCAAATTATGAATAAGACATTTTAATATTGGtatatagtaattttattttttacttcttttagtttgtattgtttttttaaatatgaagtctattgtaaaaaaattattgataggtattaattatatatatatatatatatatatatatatatatatttatataatttttttatatatttaattttgtatttgtatcatatatatttttttacatatataaatttataataaataatattgataaaaaagaaaaaaaaaataataaaacacaaagtaatgaaaaaaaaatatatgttccAAGCTatgaaatttaaagaaaaaaaaactgagATTACTAAactaatactaaaaaaaaatatttccaaatacaagataaataataaaaattaatgataaataataaaaatatgattaataatatttaatttattttttaatgtgtataaattattaatgtataactaattttattagaaaattttccaatggaatagaaataatattaggggttaatttgtaaaattgatAACTATGGAAAAGTATAAAAAAAGTTGttatgaaaaatatgataaatttttttttgagtttgataataagtttttgttgaagataaattattttttgatgtgacacttaattattttgagaatgaattttAGGGTAGAAGATAGTCTAAGTATTGTAATTTTGAAGTGAATATTCCCAAACTCTGAAGTCATGAGTTCGAGCCCGTTAGACGATAAATTATATGcctaattaaatggttaaatatCTTTTATGTGCTTAACCTGCAAGATTAATCGCTATAAAAAGAAGTGAACTTGACTCGTtcttactaatatatatatatatatatatataataatatatatataatataatatatatatatatatataataataatatatatataatataatatatatatatataatataatatatatatatatatatatataatatatatattataatttggatGGGTGGAAGAGACTAGATAGAGATATAATTAAATGTGGGTTAGAAAAAGAgataataaaagattaataaaatatctcatattaatattaatgaacTATAACTAATTTGTAGCAAATTAAATTAGGTATTAGTAGGAGAAATAAAGAGGGTCATTTCGATTCTACCAGCATATGCTGCATAGATCTTGATTTGCTACTTTCTTTTTTGGTTAGTATCGAACTAAccgaaaattaaaattagaagcGACCGTTATTTGTACTGGTAGAATCGAATTAAccgaaaaaagaaaaagatgaattaatctatctatctatatgaTTTAAGAAAAGCTCCACAAAAAGTACAAACAATAGCTTTCCAAGATTTCCAATAGAAAGGAATGCAGCAAAACCTCATAACAGTCTCCATCTCCGCCACGCTAGCGCCGCTGCTACACCGTGAACATGAACCCGCCACCGGCTTGCTCCGCCGTATAATCCTCTTCTCGTTCACTAATAAACACAAGTATACCATTTTTATATtacttctttctctctctctcttaactTTGACACTATCATGTGATTAGATGGTGGCTTTCTCTAATAGGTTgccatttatatattattctatattaAAGGACTGTTcagatttatttgaataacttaaaaaatgatatttttcatgatattaattttttttttaaatttaaaaaatattaatatatataaataaaattaaaaaataatattttagtattttggttaattaattaaataatttgatgaatcaCGTTATCTAggtaaataattcaaaatcgaACAAAATCTAACTTATAAGATGTCCAATTTATTTCT
This genomic window contains:
- the LOC124910771 gene encoding uncharacterized protein LOC124910771, with the protein product MVYLCLLVNEKRIIRRSKPVAGSCSRCSSGASVAEMETVMRFCCIPFYWKSWKAIVCTFCGAFLKSYR